DNA sequence from the Acidobacteriota bacterium genome:
GCGCCTGACGGCAATTTGTACGTGATGGACATCTACCGCCTGTTCATCGAAACGCCTGAATCCATTCCTGAAGAAATCAAGAAAGGCATGGACTTTTACGCAGGCGACAAACTGGGCCGCATCTGGCGGATTGCGCCGAATAAACCGAATGTGCAACGCGGGCTGAAAGTGAATCTGGGCACGGCCAGCACGGCGGAACTGGTCAAGACGCTCGAACACGCGAACGGCTGGCACCGCTTCACCGCGCAACGCTTGCTGGTCGAACGGCAGGACAAGGCGGCCATTCCGTATCTGAAAGAGTTGGCGGAAAAGAGCGCGTCGCCGCAGGGCCGCTTGCATGCGCTGTGGACGCTGGAAGGGCTGTCAGCCTTGGACGAAGCGTTAATCTTGAAGGCGTTGAAAGACAGCGACGCGCATTTGCGCGAACATGGCTTGAGATTAGCTGAAAGCTTCTTGCTCAAATCAAAAGCACTGGCTGACGCCACACTGGCAACTGCCAAAGACAGCGACTTGCGCGTGCAGTTCCAAGCAGCCTTTACGCTAGGCCAGTTAACAGATGTGCGCGCGTTGAATGCGCTGGCCGACTTGGCGTTGCAACGCAGCGATGATCAATGGTTCCGGCTGGCAATCTTGAGTTCAGCAGCCGATTCCGCCTCGCAGTTCTATGCTTTATTGCGCACCAAGAAACCGGATTGGGAGAACGCCGACCTCTTCACGCAACTGGCCGCGCTCGTCGGCGCGAAACACGAGGCGGGCGAATTGACGCGCTTCCTCGCTTCGCTCAACAAACTGAAAAAGCCCGAAGTCGCGCTGGCCGGACTCGCCAAAGGCATCAAGCTGGCGGGCGTCAAAAACCTGCAAGCCGCCCAGGCCGAAGCCTTGCTCGCGCCCTATCTCAACCACAGCAACGACAAGGTGCAGGCCGCCGCCTGGGATTTGGCGCGCTATTTTGAATTGCGCGCGCTGGTCACCAAAGCGACCAACGATGCCGCGAACACGGCGCTGACCATGCCCAAGCGCGTCGTCGCCGTGCGCGCCTTGCGCGGCGGCCAATTCGCGGCGGTACAACCCATCCTGGCCAAGCTGCTCGTCGCGCACGACACGCCCGACGTGCAGAGCGCCGCCATCGAATCACTGGCCGCCTTCGACGAGCAAAACATCGCGCCGCTCTTGCTGGCGCACTGGAAAAGCTACTTGCCCGATGCGCGGCAAAAGGTGCTCAACGCACTGCTGACCAATCAGGAATGGATGCGCGCGCTGTTGCAAGCCGCCGAAGACGAGCGCATCGAGCGCACGGCCTTCGACCCGGCGGCCCGCGCCCGGCTGGTTGATCATCCCGACAAAGCCATCTCGGAACGCGCGCAAAAGTTTTTCAAAGAAGAACTGAGCGACCGCGCCCAAGTCGTCACCGCCTACCTCGACGCCGCCAAACTCACGGGCGATGTCGCGCGCGGCAAGAAATACTTCGAGGACAACTGCGCCAAATGCCACCTGCCCCAACGCGAAAAGGCCCGCATCGGCGCCGACCTTTCGGGCATCAACAACAAAACCAAAGAAGAGTTGATCACTTCGATTCTCAATCCCAGCAAGGCCATCGAGCCGCGCTTCG
Encoded proteins:
- a CDS encoding c-type cytochrome, producing MKLLLVTAVLVAVTFAACHNQPTTKTGAGPQAQTAQGELKTFKLSEASKAELFLSEPKVMSPTEMAWDEFGRLYVAEMLDYPEDPPPGTPARSRIRMLEDKDGDGVYETTTIFAEHVLEVSGLHPWKGGLLVTAAPDILWLKDNDGDGKADVRQVLYTGFPMVNPEARITNLRYGLDNWFYGAQNGNDGKVTSPAHPERPPILIRGTDFRFNPTRDLAEAASGPAQFGSSFDDFGNQFITQNTIHLRHVILPMQYIRRAPLLEVPAYAFDISDHGKPSAQIFPLTEPQEWRKERTALRQQRYNENGLNRVEQVGGYFSGASGGTVYNGDNFPAEYRNNVFTGDVSANLIHRDIVKPDGVTFTASRSLNNTEFLAATDVWFRPCNFANAPDGNLYVMDIYRLFIETPESIPEEIKKGMDFYAGDKLGRIWRIAPNKPNVQRGLKVNLGTASTAELVKTLEHANGWHRFTAQRLLVERQDKAAIPYLKELAEKSASPQGRLHALWTLEGLSALDEALILKALKDSDAHLREHGLRLAESFLLKSKALADATLATAKDSDLRVQFQAAFTLGQLTDVRALNALADLALQRSDDQWFRLAILSSAADSASQFYALLRTKKPDWENADLFTQLAALVGAKHEAGELTRFLASLNKLKKPEVALAGLAKGIKLAGVKNLQAAQAEALLAPYLNHSNDKVQAAAWDLARYFELRALVTKATNDAANTALTMPKRVVAVRALRGGQFAAVQPILAKLLVAHDTPDVQSAAIESLAAFDEQNIAPLLLAHWKSYLPDARQKVLNALLTNQEWMRALLQAAEDERIERTAFDPAARARLVDHPDKAISERAQKFFKEELSDRAQVVTAYLDAAKLTGDVARGKKYFEDNCAKCHLPQREKARIGADLSGINNKTKEELITSILNPSKAIEPRFVNYIVTTKDGHIYDGVLGNETPGTLTLRGGAEGDVTILRANIANIRASALSLMPDGFEKQFDQQALADILAYLRGGL